A window of the Lactuca sativa cultivar Salinas chromosome 5, Lsat_Salinas_v11, whole genome shotgun sequence genome harbors these coding sequences:
- the LOC128134216 gene encoding uncharacterized protein LOC128134216 → MPKYAKFLKELQPNRRKMEEVKEVVLNENCSATMLNKLPKKKGDLGSFTLPCQFGNLATIHALADSGASVNLMPYSFFKKLDLPEPRPIRMAIHLANKTVTFPRGICEDLLVKVDKLVFPADFIILDMEADPQVPIILGRPFLNTTSAIVDMRDSKLTLRVG, encoded by the coding sequence ATGCCAAAATATGCAAAGTTCCTCAAAGAGCTTCAACCCAATAGAAGGAagatggaggaggtgaaagaagtagtCCTTAATGAAAACTGCTCGGCTACCATGTTAAACAAATTACCAAAGAAGAAAGGTGACCTGGGAAGCTTCACTTTgccttgccaatttggcaacttggcCACCATCCATGCTTTGGCTGATTCGGGAGCAAGTGTGAACCTCATGCCCTATTCATTCTTCAAGAAATTGGATCTCCCGGAACCAAGGCCAATCCGCATGGCAATTCACTTAGCAAACAAGACAGTCACATTTCCAAGAGGAATATGTGAAGACTTATTAGTCAAGGTGGACAAGTTGGTATTTCCCGCAGATTTTATAATTCTAGACATGGAAGCGGATCCTCAAGTCCCGATCATCCTTGGAAGACCTTTCCTCAACACGACAAGTGCTATAGTGGACATGAGAGACTCGAAGCTTACTTTACGGGTAGGATAA